Below is a genomic region from Paenibacillus rhizovicinus.
TTTCCAACTCCAGATACTTGGCTTCCAGCCCCGTTTCCTCCAAGATGCCCTGAATATGCGCCGTTAAATTGGATTGATGGAATTGCTGTGAAGACAGGTTGACCGAAACCGTTATGAGCGGTCCTCCCGCGTCATGCCAGGCTTTCATTTGCCGGCACGCTTCCCGCAGCACCCAGGTACCCACCTCGTAGATCATGCCCGTCTCTTCCGCAATCGGGATGAATACGCCCGGAGAGAGGATGCCTCGCGTATGGTGCTTCCAGCGGACCAGCGCTTCGACGCCGATAATCTGATCGTCCCCGGCCCGAACCTGCGGCTGGTAATCCAAGTAAAGCTGGCCGAGCGGAAGCGCCTGCCTCAAATCGATTTCCAGCTCGATCTTCTCCTGCAGCTGCGCATGCAATTGGCTCGTGTAGTACTGATATCCGTTCTTCCCGTTCCGTTTCACCTGGTACATGGCGGCATCCGCATTCTTCAGCAATTGAACCGCGTCCGCGCCGTCATCCGGGAATACCGCGATGCCAATGCTCGCCGTCACGTAGAAATCATTCTCTTTCAACCGGTACGGAACCCCGACGGCTTCGATGATCCGCTCCGTGATTTGCGCAACCTCTTCCTCATTGTAGCAGCGGTCGCAAAGCAGCGTGAATTCGTCGCCGCCCATACGGGCCAAGATCACCTTGTACCCGCGAATGCAGCCTTGAATGCGCCTGCTCACTTCCTGCAAAAACAGATCTCCGTACGTGTGTCCAAGCGAATCGTTAATTAACTTGAAGCGATCGATGTCCATGACCATCACGGCGAATCTGCCGGTCTTGTCCTCGATCATTTCGGAGAGCACCTGATTGAACTTCCGCCGATTGGGCAGTCCCGTCAATTCGTCGTGAAACGCAAGATGCCGGATCTTCTCCTTCGCGGCCTTCTCTTCCGTCACGTCCTTGGCGATCACGTAGCTGCCGACGACTTGTCCGTCCAGCTCGACGGGCACGTTCACCACGTTTAAGTCGACGCGGTGTCCTTGCCGATGAACGATGGCGGTTTCATAGTTTTGCTTCTCGCCGCTTAACGACTTGAACAGCATCTCGCGCGTATGCGCCTGTTCTTCCTCCACGATGAAGGGAAACAAGGCATCGATCGTCTGATTGCGGAACCATTCGTTGGATAATCCCGTGAGCTTGGTCATGGCGGCGTTGAACCCGATGATCCGGTGCTCCATGTCGATCGAGATAATGCCGTCCTGATTGTTCTCGAACAACAGCTTGTACCATCGCTCGTTTTGCTGGAATTCGGAGTCTTTCCGGGAAAAGCGATTAGAAATGTAGATGCCGAACAGGGACAGCCCCAGCGTGAACAGCGTTGCAAGCGCAATGAGATAAGGCAGGAACGTCTGGTCCAGCACGATGCCCTTCGTAATGTCCGACGCCTCTCTCGCCTGGAACTGGGCCGCATGCATGCCCGTATAGTGCATCCCCGCAACGGCAGCCCCCATAATCAAGCTGCTGCCCAGCTTCAGCCAGACCCGTCCCCGCTCGCTTCCCTTGCGCAGATCGAACGCCAGCCATAAGGCTGCATTCGAAGCCACGATCGCAATCAGAATCGATAGCCAGAAATAGAGCGGATCATATGAAATATCGATTTGCATGGCAGCCATGCCGATGTAATGCATCGCCGATATCCCCGTCGCGAGCAGCATCCCTCCCGCAAGCAGGCGGCGCAGCGACGGCCGGCTTCGCCCGACGATGACGAGCGCGACGAACGAGGCCGCGATAACGACCAAGACGGAGAGGATAACCATCGCCATATCGTAAGCAACGGACATGCTCAACGAGAACGCGAGCATGCCGACAAAATGCATGGACCATACGCCAAGTCCCATTCCAACCGCGCCGAACGACAGCCATCCCCAGCGCTGCATGCCTTTCGACGTGCTGATTCTTCCGACCAAATCGAGAACCGTATAAGACGCTACCGTCGCAACCAGATAAGAAAACAAAACCAACATCATATCATAAGAGCCATGCTCGTGATGCACTCGCGTCCCTCTTTCATTAATGAGATGAACTTCTTACTAATGATAAACGGATTTCTGCCATTTTCAAGCAAAAATAATCACGCCGGCCTCCACCGTGCATGCCCGGCATAGCGGAGCATTCAGCGGACGAACGGTCTTCATCCAGGGACGGACGACCAGAAACTGTGAATGACGTTGTCGATTACGCGCTCTCTCCTTTGCAGTTCGCCGTCGAAATTTTTACAATTTTTGATAATAAATAATTCGTCATTCTTCGCCATATTCCTGCTTGCTCGTGGTCCTAAGGAACTATGATTTCCAAGCATGAACGTACTGAATCGCTGCATCGGGGCTGCATTCGCAAGCGGCCGTGTCGATTGACGTCGGTAAATTGTAGCGAGGGCATATTCATCGGGTCATGCACGATGGCAGCCAGCAGCTCCGTCGGAGAGACGCATAAGCAAAAAATGCCCCTGCAGCGAATTGCTGCAAAGGCATTTCAGTATCGCCGCTATGCCGAACAAGGCTTCCGCCCCGTCCGTCCTTACACCTTCACTACGCTGTGCGTCTCGCTCGCCCGGACAATCGCCTCCATCACCGCTTGATTGCGGTAACCGTCCATGACGCCGGGAAGTCCGTCCGTCGGCGTGCCGTCCAGCATCGCCAGAAAGTCCGAGTACTGCGTTACCTTGCAGCGATCGGGCACCTCGACCGTCGACCGCGACAGCCCGCCCTCTTCATCTTCTCGAATCAGCATTAGATGATCGGAATCCAATGTCGAGGCATGGATCGTGCCGTTATCGCCGTAAATGGTTATTTCATGCTGATTGCCCGCGCCGACGGCGTTGCGCGACGACTGGAAGACGCCCATGATGCCGCCGGCCATGCTCGCTTGGAAGCTGACGAAATCGTCGACCTCGACGCGGATCATTTCGCCGGTCCGCGGGTCCGGACGCTCCGGGATGATCGTCTTCATCTGCGCGGACAGCTCCTCGAACTCCCCGAAGAGGAAGCGTGCCAAATCGATCATGTGCGAGCCCAGGTCGCCCAGCGTTCCCGTGCCCGTAATTTCTTTGTCAAACCGCCATACGAACGGGCCGTTGTACATCGCGGCGCCCCAGCCCTGCAAATATTGGCTGGAGAAGCTGCGCACCGCGCCGATCCGTCCGTTCCGCACCAGCTCGCGCGCGTAGCGGAACGCCGGCGTATACCGGTAGGTGAAGCCGATCATCGCCGGGACCGGCTGACGCTCGTAGAGGGCGAGCAGCGGGACCGCCTCCTCGAAGTCGCGGGTGAACGGCTTCTCCGCCATGAAGGGCTTGCCCGCTTCGAGGCAAGCCCGGACGATCGCCGCGTGCACGTTGTTCGGCGTTGCCGATACGACGGCGTCTACGTCGGGATCCGCGATTAACTGCGCGAAGTCCGCGTAGCGCTTGGCCTCCGCGATATCGTGCTTCTCTCCGATGGCAGCTAACGCATGCGGATTGACGTCGCTGATCGCGATGAGGCTGAATCGTTCGCCTGCCTCCGCAAGCCATCTGATATGCGCCTGGGCCATGCCGCCCAGACCGATTAATCCGATTCGGAATGTTTTCATGCTGTCTTCTCTCCTTGGGGTGTAATAGGGAAAAGGCCGTTAAGTCGTTAGGGCCGTTAGGCTGGCCGCCCTGGACTGGAATTACTGCCGTGGCGGCAGCTTTTTCAAGCCCTGTGGCCGGAAAAGCATGTAGTATACGGGAGGCGCTACATGCTCCGGTTTTGCTGGTTTTCCGGCTATGTAGTGCACCTAACCCATCAATGCTCCGGGCTCGCTGGTTTTCCGGCCATGTGGTGCACCAGGCACACCTCTTGCCCCGGCTTCGCCGATTCTGCTCACTCTGCAATCCTAACAAGCATCGGCTCCAGCCGCCCCGGCGGCCTTCCCGAGCTCCGCTTCGCGAGCAAAAAGCCTTCGAACCCTTGCACAGCTCGGATTCGAAGGCTCTTCGCGCTTCGTTGCGCACAAGCGCAGCCGCTGCGCCCGTGCCGTTCAGCCCATCCCTTACCGCGCCGCCGGCAGCGGCGGGATGCTTACTTGCCGTTCGCGGTACGCCAAGCGTCGATCTGCTTCTGCGCTTCGCCGAGCACTTTGTCGAGTCCGGCTGCCTTCAGCTTGCTGATCATTTTCGGCAAATCCGTCTCCGGATTAAGCTGGCCGGATTGCAGACCCGGATCAAACGTGCTTTGTACTTTGGAGACGGCGATCAGCTCGTTCTTCACCGGTTCGGAGTCGAAGACGAAACCGATCAGCGGCGACGGCTGGCTTTTGACCATTTCGTTGAACTGTTCATAGTTCTTGTATTTGTTAGGGTCCTCGCCGAGACGGGTGTAATTCAGCATCTGATTGCCGAGCATCCATTGGTTGTCGTGGTAGAAGCCGACATTGTCCTTGGTTTTGCCTTGCGGGACGTCGATTTGGCCGTTGTTCAACGCATAATGCGTGCCCTC
It encodes:
- a CDS encoding EAL domain-containing protein, whose translation is MHHEHGSYDMMLVLFSYLVATVASYTVLDLVGRISTSKGMQRWGWLSFGAVGMGLGVWSMHFVGMLAFSLSMSVAYDMAMVILSVLVVIAASFVALVIVGRSRPSLRRLLAGGMLLATGISAMHYIGMAAMQIDISYDPLYFWLSILIAIVASNAALWLAFDLRKGSERGRVWLKLGSSLIMGAAVAGMHYTGMHAAQFQAREASDITKGIVLDQTFLPYLIALATLFTLGLSLFGIYISNRFSRKDSEFQQNERWYKLLFENNQDGIISIDMEHRIIGFNAAMTKLTGLSNEWFRNQTIDALFPFIVEEEQAHTREMLFKSLSGEKQNYETAIVHRQGHRVDLNVVNVPVELDGQVVGSYVIAKDVTEEKAAKEKIRHLAFHDELTGLPNRRKFNQVLSEMIEDKTGRFAVMVMDIDRFKLINDSLGHTYGDLFLQEVSRRIQGCIRGYKVILARMGGDEFTLLCDRCYNEEEVAQITERIIEAVGVPYRLKENDFYVTASIGIAVFPDDGADAVQLLKNADAAMYQVKRNGKNGYQYYTSQLHAQLQEKIELEIDLRQALPLGQLYLDYQPQVRAGDDQIIGVEALVRWKHHTRGILSPGVFIPIAEETGMIYEVGTWVLREACRQMKAWHDAGGPLITVSVNLSSQQFHQSNLTAHIQGILEETGLEAKYLELEITESMMMDANVSGGILNELAASGIRISLDDFGTGYSSLSYLKLLPIHKLKIDRSFIRDITVNKNDKAIVATIISMAQHLNMDVIAEGIETKEQLDILVDNDCSKIQGYYYSRPLPAGEMEASFFKEAKVGSGIGLE
- a CDS encoding Gfo/Idh/MocA family protein, coding for MKTFRIGLIGLGGMAQAHIRWLAEAGERFSLIAISDVNPHALAAIGEKHDIAEAKRYADFAQLIADPDVDAVVSATPNNVHAAIVRACLEAGKPFMAEKPFTRDFEEAVPLLALYERQPVPAMIGFTYRYTPAFRYARELVRNGRIGAVRSFSSQYLQGWGAAMYNGPFVWRFDKEITGTGTLGDLGSHMIDLARFLFGEFEELSAQMKTIIPERPDPRTGEMIRVEVDDFVSFQASMAGGIMGVFQSSRNAVGAGNQHEITIYGDNGTIHASTLDSDHLMLIREDEEGGLSRSTVEVPDRCKVTQYSDFLAMLDGTPTDGLPGVMDGYRNQAVMEAIVRASETHSVVKV